The genomic window TATAGCGCCGCCGAATCCTGCCACTTCATGGGCTTTAAAGTGGGACATGACTATCATGGCATCGGCATAATATATGTTGGATGATATCTTCACACTCTCAAAATGCTTTTTGCGGATCTCCACTTCCATGGAGTCCTTGCTCACAATACCGTCGGCGATAACCAGAGGGGCATTTACCACCGCATAGGCGAATCCGTTTTCAATGGCCGTTACCAGATGGTCCACGGCATTGCTACGGGCCCCCTTATAAAGAGTGTTAGAATCCGTCAGGAAGGGTTTTCCTCCGCAGCTTTTAATCTTATCCACCACCTGCCTCACATAGATGGGATTTATGTATGCGTTGTTGCCCTTTTCCCCGAAATGTATCTTTACGGCCACAAGATCATCTTTTGAAATGGCGTTTTTGAATCCCGCCGCATCAAACAACCTTCCCACTTTATTTATAATATTTTCGGACCTCCTTTTGGCCCGCATGTTATAAAAATAGACTTTTGATTTCATGCCTCATCCTCCTGTTCCATAATTTTCATATCGAGTTTAGAACAAAAAGTCAGCGGAGGTGAAAATAGCGCTCTCCTACCGCTTACCTTTTACCAGCTAACTATCATTATATATAAAAATGCCAATAAGTAAAGATTTTGATTCAAGGGTAGAAATGCAACTTTTTACACTCGATTTTTATATCAAAACAAAAAAGCTCATGATCAAGCATGAGCCCTTTTAAGCAACCTTTTCGCCATTTCCGCATGGAGGGTCACCGCCAGGGAAAGCCCCCTTTCGTCAAAATCGAAACGGCTGCTGTGGTGGTCTGCCGCTATGGGAGTTATGACCTGATAATAAAGAGCCTTACCTCCCCTGGTCTGGACTCTTTCCATGAAATACGTGGCATCTTCGCTGCCACCCACAGAACCTTTATCTACAATATGTTCAACTCCTATTTCCCGGCCGATACTTTTTATCATAGATGCCAGTTCCTCGTCGCCTTCGGCGCTCATGGCACCTCCTGCCTCGTTTACCGTATAATCCAGGTCATACATGGCGGCACCGGCCTCTATTATTTTTAATGCTTTCTTCTTCATATAATCGTTCAGCGCCGTGGTGGCCCCCCGGGTTTCCAGCTTGATGACAGCCCTATCGGGAATCACATTCCTCCCGGTGCCTGCCTGCAGAACCCCAACATTTACCCTGGTGGCGCCATCGCTGTGGGGAGCTATGGCATGGAGGTTAAGAGCAACGGTGGCCGCCGCCAGCAATGCATTTTTCCCCTCCTGGGGTGTGGCTCCGGCATGGGAGGCTCTGCCGCGGTATTCCACATCCAGTTTCGATGTAGCGAGAAATCCGCCGGTCCTGGCTGCGATTCCTATATCGCCGGAATTTCCAAAACCTATGTGCAGTGCCAGGAAATAATCGGCATCATCTACCACTCCCGCCTCCACCATAGCTCTGGCGCCTCTTACTCCCTCCTCGGCGGGTTGAAAGATGAGCTTAACCCTCCCGGTAAACTCGGGTTTCAGTCGGGTGAGCACTTCCGCCAGGCCCAATCCTATGGCTGCATGGCCGTCATGGCCGCAGGCATGCATCACGCCGGGATGTGTGGAAGAAAACCCCTCTTTATATGGTTTATGATTATAATCCTTTGCCTCATCCACTTCCACCGCATCGATGTCGAACCGGTAAGCCAGGACCGGCCCCGGCCGGCCGGTATCCATGATTCCCACGACCCCCGTCAAGCCATCCATTCTCTTTAGTATCTCCGGGTCAGCACCTTCTTTTACGGCGCGTTCCACATTGTTTGCGATATCCTCATCATGGGGCCTGCCCATGACCGCCTCTTTTTTGACAACTTCATGCCCAAGCTTCACTTCATACCCTAGCTTCATCAAAATCGCCGCTATTTTGCCGGAAGTCCGGAACTCCAGCCAGCCCGGCTCCGGGTATCTGTGGAAATCCCGGCGGTACTCTATGATTTTATCTTCAATGGAACTGACTATGGTTTTATTCTCCATGTTTTTCCTCCTGTTCGGACAAGAGCCCCAGCGCCGCTATGCCGAAGGTTTTGATACCGACGGATATACAACCTTCATCAAATATAACCCTGCTGTTGTGGAGAGGAATAAAACCAACATCTTCCGAGGAAACCGGAAGGGATGAGCCGAGTTTGATATATACCGAAGGTACCTTTTGAGAAACAAACGAAAAATCTTCTCCCCCGGCATCCAGAGGTATTTCTTTTATAGCGCCTTCACCTAAGCTTTTCTTTATAAGATCTTCCACTTTCTTTGTCAACGCTTCATCATTGATGGTCATGGGATAGCCGTTAATATAATCCATTTCAAACCTGGCCCCCACCGATGCTGCAGCTCCCTCGCCCGCCTGCCGGATAAGCTCGGGAATCTTATCATCATAGCCCGGGGACATGATTCTTACAGTGCCTTCCATCTCCACCTTATCGCAAATTACATTGTAGCGATCCCCGCCCTGGATCCTTCCTATTGTGATAACGACACTGTCCCTGGGGTTTATCCGCCTGGAAATTATGGTCTGAAGGCTTGATATCACCTGGGCGGAGGCCACTATGGCATCAACCCCCTGATGGGGCGCCGAAGCATGACCCGATTTCCCCAGAACCCTAAGGAATATCCTGTCAGATCGGGCAGAAACGGGACCGGTTTTAAAACCCAGCTGCCCCACTTGAAGGTCCGGCCATACGTGCAGGGCTACGGCAAAATCTACTTTCGGATTTTCCAGGACCCCATCTTCAATCATCTTTTTGGCGCCGCCGGTGGGACTGCACTCTTCGGCAGGCTGAAACATGAATTTGATGTTGCCATAAATGCGGTCCCTGTATAGTGACAGTACCCGGGCGGCTCCTAGAAGCACCGAGGTATGGATATCATGGCCGCAGGCGTGCATCTTTCCCGGGACCTTTGAGGCAAAGGGGAGCCCTGTTTCCTCCTGAATGGGCAGGGCATCCATGTCGGCCCGAAGGAGCAGGGTCTTGCCGGGTTTTGCCCCGGCAAGAAGCCCTACAACCCCTGTGCCGCCCACGCCTCTTGCCACTTTTATGCCATAGGATTCAAGCTTTCTTGCTACCAGCTCTGAAGTTTGATACTCTTCATAACCCAGCTCGGGATTTTGATGGATTGTCCTTCTTATTTTAATTATATCGTCAATTATTTCATTGATTTTCCCGGAAATTTCTTTATCCAATTGCTTTGAATCCAACACTTTATATCCTCCAGTATAAGACATTTTTAATTGGTTAATTGCTATTCTTTGTATAAAATCTTACATATATATTCCCGCACCCGGACCTAAAGGTAACTTTAATGCCATCCATACGAACAACTGCAAAATCCAGACCACCAGGAATATCAGGGAATAAGGAATCATCAGAGAAATAATGGTTCCAACACCGGCATTTTCATCATACTGTTGAGCCATCCCCAATACAATGGGGAAATAAGGGAACAACGGAGAAATCGGATTCGTGGAGGAATCACCAATTCTGTATATTGCCTGAGTAAACGATGGGGAATATCCTAGCAACATCATCATCGGCACGAAAATGGGAGCAAGCACTGACCACTTAGCAGAACCGCTGCCGATGAAAAGATTTATGATGGTTGACAGCAGGATCAACCCAAGAATCAGAGGAATGCCGGTAAATCCTATACTCTTAAGAAAATCGGCACCCTTTACAGCTAAAATGACGCCTATATTGCTCCAGTCAAAATATGCCACAAACTGCCCTATGACAAATACCAGGACGATATAACCGGACATGGTCTTCATGGCTTCCGCCATGTGTTTTGGTACATCATCGGCTTTCTTTATAGTCCCCACGGTCTTTCCATAGGCCACGGCAATGGTTATGAAGAAAAGCATCAAAATGGGGATGATACCGGACAGGAAAGGTGAAGGTATCAAGCCACCGGTTTTGGGATCGCGAAGAATTGCTCCCTGCGGTATAACAAAAATGCCGAGGATTATCAAAAACGCCAGTGCTGCAAGTCCTGCATTTCTTAACCCCTTGTTTTCCAGAGGTGTCAGGTCATTATTTTGCAAAACTTTAGCCTTGCCTTTGTAATCTCCCAACCGCGGAGCAATGATTCTATCGGTAATCCATGCTCCCACAATTGTAAATATTACTGTAGATGCCATCATAAAATACCAGTTTATCGAAGGATTGACCTGCATGTTCGGGTCGAGAATCTTTACGGCCTCCTGAGTTATGCCGGCCAGCAGAGCGTCAGTACCCACGATAATGAGGTTTGCGGAAAACCCGGCACAGGCGGCGGCATACCCAGCCACCAGACCCACCAGCGGATTCTTGCCTAAAGATAGGTAAACACTGGCCGCCAGAGCCGGAATAATGACCACCGAAGCATCGGATGCTATGTTGCCATTAATACCCACAAACATGACAGCCATACTGATAGCCCAAAGCGGGGCTCCATACATGGTCTTTCTCATGAATGCCGAAAGAAGGCCAACCTGTTCTGCCAGACCTATACCCATGAGCATGGCCAGCACCAGCCCTAACGGAGCAAAACCGGTGAAATTTTTAAGGGCGCTCTGGAGCATCCAGCGGATACCTTCAGCACTCAGGAGGCTTTTGGCTTCAACCACTTTTTGAGTGCCAGGGTTTACCACCGATACCTTCGCTGAAGCAAGTACCGCGGAAATAATCATAAGTGCGATGGTAATATAGACAAAAAGAATAAAGGGATGCGGCAGTTTGTTACCAACCCGCTCTATCCAGTCGAGAACTTTCTCAAAACCTCCTTTCTTTACAGCAGTGGATTTGTTTTTTTCCAGCATACAATAACCCTCCTTTTAGGTCATTTTTCGGTCATATGACCTTTTATTTTGACTAAATATATTCTATAAAAAATTTAAAATTCCTTCTTTCATGTCAGGTTTTATATAAAAAAAGTGGGGAGTTCCCACTTTTTTCTTAGATTTTATATCAAAACTTTATATATCAATCTGGGCCGCCCTTTGTCATACAGAGCCCTGTTCCCCACAATTCTCGCAGCTCCCTTTTTTTCCATTTGAGATAGAATCCTGCGGGCACTTCGTTCACTTAAATTCATTGCAGCTCCCAGTTCCTGGGGAGTTATCCCGGTTTTATTGATATGGCGGAGAGCAGATTTAATCTTTCGTAAGTTTAAAATGCTCATGTTAAGCTTTTTTGCCAGGTCTTCCAGGTCCATGTCAAGCTCCCCGGAACACGAGGAAGTCTCTGATCGCATGGGACCTATAACTTTTCCTTCTTCCGCAATCAAAAAGCAGCAATTGCCGCCTTCACGGGCCGAAAGGGAAAGGGCCGTCCTGGCATTACTTTCCGCTATTCTGGCCGTGCGACCAAATCCTATACCCACCGTGACCCGCAGGGGAGAATTGGCTCTGATACTTTTTAAAAGCGGCGATCCCGAAAAAAGATTTGTGGATTCCTCGAGGCTTCCCCTTGTAGTAACCAGCATAAACTCAGTATCACCGGTCTTTACTATAGAAGCCTGGTTTTGCTCGCTGTAATCCAGCAGAATCTGCTGCAGGTCCAGCATGAGCCGCTGAACCTGATAGTTTGACCGTTCATGAAGCATCTCATTTACATCTTCAGCCCGGACAAGAATTAGGGCCATCTGGGTTTCCTTTAATCTGGCGCTTTCTCCATATAACAGCGCCTTTTCAAGAGCTTGCCTTATTATGGACCGGGTAGGATATATACGGTATGTTAAAATCCCCAGTCTGCTCAACTCTTCATAAGGTTTTTGAAGGCATGTTACCGCAGCCTTTGTTTTTTTCGATTTCCATAGTTTCACGTGGTAATCTATGATTTCGTCATAGGGAAGATAACGGTCATAATCGATGGTGTTTACTTCACATAGCGGCAGCTTCAGCTCTTTATAAGTTTCCTCTATGTGAGCTTTACTTATAGTATCGAAGCTCAAAGCCGACACGTCTACTTTATCGCGGTATAAGTCAAAAAGCACTCTGTACAGGCAGGTGCCGTTTCTCGGGATATATACCATGGGAATATCGGGATTTTCCCGGGTTTTTACCCAAAAATAAGGAGCCTGGCCGCTGAACAGTAACGTATC from Biomaibacter acetigenes includes these protein-coding regions:
- a CDS encoding amidohydrolase — encoded protein: MENKTIVSSIEDKIIEYRRDFHRYPEPGWLEFRTSGKIAAILMKLGYEVKLGHEVVKKEAVMGRPHDEDIANNVERAVKEGADPEILKRMDGLTGVVGIMDTGRPGPVLAYRFDIDAVEVDEAKDYNHKPYKEGFSSTHPGVMHACGHDGHAAIGLGLAEVLTRLKPEFTGRVKLIFQPAEEGVRGARAMVEAGVVDDADYFLALHIGFGNSGDIGIAARTGGFLATSKLDVEYRGRASHAGATPQEGKNALLAAATVALNLHAIAPHSDGATRVNVGVLQAGTGRNVIPDRAVIKLETRGATTALNDYMKKKALKIIEAGAAMYDLDYTVNEAGGAMSAEGDEELASMIKSIGREIGVEHIVDKGSVGGSEDATYFMERVQTRGGKALYYQVITPIAADHHSSRFDFDERGLSLAVTLHAEMAKRLLKRAHA
- a CDS encoding M20 metallopeptidase family protein; this encodes MLDSKQLDKEISGKINEIIDDIIKIRRTIHQNPELGYEEYQTSELVARKLESYGIKVARGVGGTGVVGLLAGAKPGKTLLLRADMDALPIQEETGLPFASKVPGKMHACGHDIHTSVLLGAARVLSLYRDRIYGNIKFMFQPAEECSPTGGAKKMIEDGVLENPKVDFAVALHVWPDLQVGQLGFKTGPVSARSDRIFLRVLGKSGHASAPHQGVDAIVASAQVISSLQTIISRRINPRDSVVITIGRIQGGDRYNVICDKVEMEGTVRIMSPGYDDKIPELIRQAGEGAAASVGARFEMDYINGYPMTINDEALTKKVEDLIKKSLGEGAIKEIPLDAGGEDFSFVSQKVPSVYIKLGSSLPVSSEDVGFIPLHNSRVIFDEGCISVGIKTFGIAALGLLSEQEEKHGE
- a CDS encoding AbgT family transporter — encoded protein: MLEKNKSTAVKKGGFEKVLDWIERVGNKLPHPFILFVYITIALMIISAVLASAKVSVVNPGTQKVVEAKSLLSAEGIRWMLQSALKNFTGFAPLGLVLAMLMGIGLAEQVGLLSAFMRKTMYGAPLWAISMAVMFVGINGNIASDASVVIIPALAASVYLSLGKNPLVGLVAGYAAACAGFSANLIIVGTDALLAGITQEAVKILDPNMQVNPSINWYFMMASTVIFTIVGAWITDRIIAPRLGDYKGKAKVLQNNDLTPLENKGLRNAGLAALAFLIILGIFVIPQGAILRDPKTGGLIPSPFLSGIIPILMLFFITIAVAYGKTVGTIKKADDVPKHMAEAMKTMSGYIVLVFVIGQFVAYFDWSNIGVILAVKGADFLKSIGFTGIPLILGLILLSTIINLFIGSGSAKWSVLAPIFVPMMMLLGYSPSFTQAIYRIGDSSTNPISPLFPYFPIVLGMAQQYDENAGVGTIISLMIPYSLIFLVVWILQLFVWMALKLPLGPGAGIYM